A segment of the Coffea arabica cultivar ET-39 chromosome 8c, Coffea Arabica ET-39 HiFi, whole genome shotgun sequence genome:
tgaaaacaaaaattggatggtatttatattatttatgaactctatatattttaattacatttttactTTAGTACGTTCAGAAAATACCCATGGATACCCATTGGATACCCAGATCCATAAAGGTTTGGATATGGACTTATTTTTTCAGACCCAAAAGGGTCGAAATCTGGGTCTGAATCTAActaaattaaatggatttggatcTGAATCAAAGGGATCCAAACAGACCCTACCCATTGACATGCGTAGTCGCAACAATGGACCATTACAAGGCTTTGTGCTGGAACCTTCAtggctttattttcttttctttatttttctttctttcttttctctttctttctccccaAGGCTTTGTTGGTACAAAGACAGCGCACCATATTTCAAATCCTATCCTTTAAACACTAAACAAAAATTGATCAAAgggtaagaaaaaaaaacacatcaGCCCAGTTCATCCTATCTCTCATTTCTAGGTTTTAGGATTTTTGTTTCATATAAATACATCAATAAGGGACATTTTAGGGTAGAGGAGGTAGAGACTCACTAGTTTTGAGCCATTGGAGAGAGATTAAAagcaaaaagagagagagaaaaaaaaattttcagcaaaccagaaaaacagcgTTGATCGGCCAACCTTGTTTGATGCGTTTTTCTCCTTCGTTATAGATCTATTTGGGGTGATTCTTTTTCCTGCATTTTCTTGGGATATACTTTTATGTTGAAGTCTTTTGCTGATAATCATTAAAGCCCTTCAAAATCGTGCTTGAACTTGCCCCTTCTCAACTCTTGAAGCTCCTGATTTCTTCAAGGAAAGGAAGAGTCACCTTCATTCACCCTCCGCATCCGATTGCTTGCTTCTACAACATTCAAGAGACAGTTAGTTTCTGGTGTAAACGGACCAAGATTTCTTTTGTAAGTTTTGTGAAATGATGAGTAAAAGAATAAGTTTGGGTTCACGACTATGGAATTTTGGGTTTATACAAAGGCCGTTGGTGTATTTAAAAATTGttttctgaaaaattttgttaaaaaaaaaaaaaaaagcaaagaaagaggATACTGTTGGTTCATGCTGTTGTAAGATTTTAGTGGTTTTTTTTATTTCGAATAGGTCATAACaaatttgcatttttggccCTTAATATTTGCATGATTATGATATGGctcaaaaattgtgaaaatgaataaatttcttccttttaaAATCTTGATCTCTATTTATATGTTTTATGCATCTTTTGGGTGAATTAATTCTGATTTTGTTAAGTATAATCGGGGTTTGaataaatttgttaaatttagaTTTTCAATTTGGCAACTTTAGAAATCAATGCAAATAGTTTTTGGTTCGATGgctcaaaatcattttttggtgGTTGATTAGTTCAAATCTGATTATATTATGAATAACAGGGTAGTAAAattattttggcagaaatttcattttagcccctaatttttaataaattcatGCTTTCCCCCAATAACTTTTGATTTTCTCATTTTAGTCCCTAAGaatctttgttgcttttattCTTAAGAATCCCCATGGCTCTTTGATTCTTTATGCATTGCTTGGAGTGTTAATTTATTAGATTAAGTTTTTTTATCTTTaataattaattgttaattaaattggtttATTGACCTATTTGCTGATTTTGAAAAAGTAGACAACTCTCCTTTCCCCTCACTTAACTGCTAATTTAAATGGAAAATATGCCTATTATCCTTTAAATTCTTTTTATGTGCTCCTATCTGTTtatatgtgttacatgtttttcttttatttattttaagtttttattcattttatgtTTGTTTAATTTAAGTCTTATGATTGTTTGGAGGGTATTTAAATGctcaaattgtaatagataggttataTCCTCTTGTGCAAGAAATGTAATTAGATAggcaatgtaatagataggttttatttttgctagaaatgtaattagttagataaatgtaataaatAAGTTAGATAGGTTTATTATCtcacatttttccttttaagtTGTAGTTAGGCCTCCCaatataatagttaggtctTATGTGCTTGTATacttgtgtgtttatgtgcttatgtgttttatttacttttcctagggttttgcATATAAATATTATGTCTATGCTATGTGCTCTACGTGCTCTATGTactttatatgtttatttgttttgattatgTACTTTGCGTGCTCTATATACTTTATGTGCTATGTATTTATAATGAGTTCATAACGTCACTATATTTGtctaacgctagttgtggcttttctccccgatttctcactagtccacgctagtgagaacttatagaaATGGATTAGTGTAATGCTAGATCCTTAGGCTATCTACATGCTAGATTCATACTTTGGTGTGACATTTATTACATCTCAtgtattttttctattttagattattttcatttgcatgatatgtCCTCTTATAGTATTCTCTTATCCTTGTATGCGTAAACCATAtcatttagacttgcatttcatttagctAATTAGAAAATCAGGATAGTCCATTTGCTTGTCTAGATTAGAAGAGTCACCCTTTCGAATATGGAAAATAGACGAGAATGACTTCTTAACCTTAGCATACTATTAGCCctctataaaaagaaaaattgtgtCATGAATTTTAGTTTTCCGTATCCGTTATGTTACATTTATCTCTTTTAGATCATGTATATTTATCTATATatcataattttcttttcttcaaatctcatcttttgcatttttgtgacttcttcaaggaatcattcttgggtttcacaattaatgtgattggtactaattaaattttgaagaatcATTTCGTTTCTCCCGATATCCTCTAGATCTAGATTTGAATCTATATAgaagcattcaaatgtgataagttaAGAGGTTGGATTacgaaaatttttgactaaatctcgcaactaatcttggttaggttgaaagagtGCTTTAGATTTGAGTCGATTaaatctttgccttccctttcttcaaccgcaACTCCCGAACCCTTTTCTCTCGTTTTCAAACACTTGGAGTTGTTTAAAAgagttatatatatttttatttttttaaaatattttttgggtgatttaGTAAATCTaaactcgataccaagtggcgattcTCCTTttctaaaaacccttttttagactattattttggctccaaaccgtcgcattttctaagtcccatttaggccattttctttattttctaaaatcaaaaactcatttttaaacacctttccttttatttcaaaaatggtgCGCGACATTCAGAAAATACATCATTAATCATTTTGGTCATAACAATTATCTTCCAAAAATGTCAAATATAACCTTCAATGGTAAAAATACAAAATGTCCAATTATAAAGGGTAAATCCAtcatttgaaaagaaaattgcccTGGCATTGGTAACACCAACACCAGCCAATTGGAAAAAAAGATCCCTCATAAGAATGAAAATGGTAAAACAATTGACTTCTAAGATCAGTTAAATGTTATTCCCTCCTATTTCTAAGATTATTTTGTAATGTTTCGAGAAtccaactttttaaaaatagtggTTTGAATGTATGTTGTGCTTTTCTTTCTAATCTTATCCGCACAAAttcataatttgaatttgaatggtGATATGCACATAATTAAAAGGAGAGACTATATTGGAAAGAAAGACTAAAAAGTGTTTTAGCTTTCTTAATGTGATAAATATTTTGAAACATTTCAAAATAGAAAGTATTACAGTTTTAACAGGTCAGAAGGAGTAGTTGGTACTCACAGGCGGTACGATGTAAGTTTGGATTAACCAATATGATATTCGAATAATTAATTCAATGTCAACAATTTTGTTCCTATCCTATATTCTAAATGTGGCAAATATGCACCTTATGATTTTTCCCCGGTGAAAATGATATGTGCGTGTTTTGTCAACAAAGGCTTTAGAATCAACGATgccaaaatgaaaaatacagGCAGCAATAATGCAACATCCCTTCAACTTCATTGCTTTGGTTTTTGTCCTATTCCTCGTTTATAGCTTATGTCAACAAAACGGCAAGAGATTCGAAACAGTTCAATGCTATCAACACTCTTGGAATTCATTATTTGTGAGACACTTCAGCTGATAGCCAAACTACTTTATTTAATTCTCAGTGATTATCATACTTGCATGATCTGATTATCCATTATCAACCACTATCATTATTCAATGAAGATGATATGTAAGTTGAAACCAATCGGCGAGATAATTAAATGAAGATTCAATTATTAGCAAGTAAATTATCTCCTTAAAAACATTTTAAGTTTATCATACTTGTACTATTTATCAATTTGTGCAGATGTTGACGTTTGACCTACAATATTTGACCAGTATAACTTGACAAAGATTATATGACATAGAAGTTGTGCTGGATAATTGAGATAACTAATTAAGAACTAACTCTTAGAAAGTAACTTGTACCCTCATGAATATATGTAGTAAGCTTCTATGGTAATCCATATACCTACTGTattgatatgtaattttgcgagCAGAAAAAGTCGTAAAGTAGTGCAAACTgcaaagagagcaagagagccAAAGAATGGATTTACCCTTCAACTTCACTGCTTTCTTTCTGTTCATAGCCTTTGTTTTAACTTTCATCAAGGTATTGAAGAGATCAAAAACAGCCCAGAAACTACCACCATCCCCATGGAAACTACCTATTATAGGACATATGCATCATTTGTTAGGTTCTCCACCGCATCATGCTCTCAGAAAATTAGCTCAAAAATATGGACCTCTGATGCACATTCAGCTAGGTGAAATTTCTTCGATTGTGGTAACATCGCCCCGCTTAGCAAAAGAGATTATGAAAACTCATGATCTTGCCTTTGCAAATCGTGGAGAAAGTCTAGCAGGAAAGATTTTGTTGTATAATTGTTCGGACATCGCATGCTGTCCATATGGTGACTACTGGAGACAAATGCGCAAAATATGCACCTTGGAACTCCTTAGTACTAAAAGTGTCCGATCATTTGGATCTATTCGGCAAGATGAGGCTTTGCATCTTGTCTCATCGATTAAGGCTCTGGCTAAAGCTGGAAAATCAATTGATTTAACGGAAAAGATGTCTTCATACACAAGTTCGGTTCTCTACAGAGCAGCATTCGGCAAAGTAAGCAAAGACGATCATTTTGCATTCTTTCAGCTAATCAAGGAATCATCTTCCATAGCAAGCGCCTTCGATGTTTCTGATCTGTTACCATCGTTCAAGATTCTTCATCCCTTCCTTTCGGTGAAgaataaaatgataaatatcCGCTATAAGCTAGATAAAGTTCTGGACAAAATAATTGATCAGCATATGGACAACTTAGCAAGAACAAAAATAGCAACAGGTGCATCGGACAATGAAGACATAATTGATGTCCTGCTAAGAGTTAAAGATAGCGGTGAGCTTCAAATCCCACTTACCAAGGACAATATCAAAGCTGTTCTTTCTGTAAGTGTTTAACCAATT
Coding sequences within it:
- the LOC113706520 gene encoding premnaspirodiene oxygenase-like is translated as MDLPFNFTAFFLFIAFVLTFIKVLKRSKTAQKLPPSPWKLPIIGHMHHLLGSPPHHALRKLAQKYGPLMHIQLGEISSIVVTSPRLAKEIMKTHDLAFANRGESLAGKILLYNCSDIACCPYGDYWRQMRKICTLELLSTKSVRSFGSIRQDEALHLVSSIKALAKAGKSIDLTEKMSSYTSSVLYRAAFGKVSKDDHFAFFQLIKESSSIASAFDVSDLLPSFKILHPFLSVKNKMINIRYKLDKVLDKIIDQHMDNLARTKIATGASDNEDIIDVLLRVKDSGELQIPLTKDNIKAVLSDVFTGGTETSSATVEWAMSEMIRNPGVMTKAQSEIRKVFRGKNTIDEIDVQQQLQYLKLVIKETLRLHPPVPLLVPRECREECEIDGYIIPFKTRVLVNAWAIGRDPEYWDDAESFKPERFENSSIDFNGSHFEYLPFGAGRRICPGIAFGLANVELPLALLLYHFDWRLPNGLDSNDLDMTETVVITASRANNLRLLATIYDP